From Streptomyces sp. NBC_01460, a single genomic window includes:
- a CDS encoding ATP-binding SpoIIE family protein phosphatase, with protein MRTEEILAAIGTGLWSWDSSSGTVTLDAEAARLVGLPAEATVRPGEEVRPRFHQADWNEIDGIVNFAITEGTVAEARIRIVDEQGTVVRTVRTRSKPVPLDTPGRHTYVLMGILQEVAQPSEATAAHTPLTGDWRRSREAFLLDAGRALAEAGSTEEVLRVAGSLSMPGFSPDGLAVFGVSGEHLTVIGHHGHNVGDEKPFTDMLLETDYPAAEVVRTGQAIYLESPEEYRRRYPATWPLAEEFGRQSWAFLPLISSGHTMGAWMAGFRHNVAFSPDERSVLSTVARMLAQALTRAGVAETERELSVGLQKAMRPSLGPGVPGLEVAARYIPTGGGLQVGGDWYDMIPLPNGRIALVIGDVQGHDVRAAGLMGQLRIALRAYAAEGHRPDAVLSRASRFLSGLTETYDLADGEDRSDATRFATCLYAEADPENGTLDIARAGHPDPVVISVDGTAVIRQTAGGLPLGVDKDADYPTTRVVLGSGETIMLCTDGLIETGGHDMATGWTRLRPVLEKPVEDLDELADALVQAVHGPGSHYTTGPLVDRREDDIAVLVLRREGARTRRAPGRRSAMTIAQAEPERVGVARQQLRELLHDWADAEQVDSAELMVSEMSTNVLVHTDGDALLVAEVTGERGERRLRVEVADASDELPHKRRPGEMASSGRGLVLMEMLADAWGVEPRGEGKSIWFELYESEEPVELGGTARS; from the coding sequence ATGCGCACCGAGGAGATCCTGGCTGCGATCGGGACCGGTCTGTGGAGCTGGGACAGCTCCTCGGGCACGGTCACGCTCGACGCCGAGGCGGCACGCCTGGTGGGACTGCCCGCCGAGGCCACGGTCCGCCCCGGCGAGGAGGTGCGCCCCCGCTTCCACCAGGCGGACTGGAACGAGATCGACGGCATCGTGAACTTCGCGATCACCGAGGGCACGGTCGCCGAGGCCAGGATTCGGATCGTGGACGAGCAGGGGACGGTCGTGCGTACGGTGCGCACCCGGTCCAAGCCGGTCCCGCTGGACACCCCGGGCCGTCATACGTACGTGCTGATGGGCATCCTCCAGGAGGTCGCCCAGCCCTCGGAGGCCACGGCGGCGCACACCCCGCTGACGGGCGACTGGCGGCGGTCCCGCGAGGCGTTCCTGCTGGACGCGGGGCGTGCCCTGGCCGAGGCCGGCTCCACCGAGGAGGTGCTGCGGGTCGCGGGGTCGCTCTCCATGCCGGGCTTCTCACCGGACGGACTCGCCGTCTTCGGGGTGTCGGGCGAGCACCTGACGGTCATCGGACACCACGGGCACAACGTCGGCGACGAGAAGCCCTTCACCGACATGCTCCTGGAGACCGACTACCCGGCCGCCGAGGTCGTCCGGACCGGCCAGGCGATCTACCTGGAGTCGCCCGAGGAGTACCGGCGGCGCTACCCGGCCACCTGGCCCCTCGCGGAGGAGTTCGGGCGCCAGTCCTGGGCCTTCCTGCCGCTGATCTCGTCCGGACACACGATGGGCGCCTGGATGGCCGGCTTCCGGCACAACGTGGCCTTCTCGCCGGACGAGCGCTCCGTGCTGTCGACCGTGGCCAGGATGCTGGCACAGGCGCTGACGCGCGCCGGGGTCGCCGAGACCGAGCGCGAGCTGTCGGTGGGCCTCCAGAAGGCCATGAGGCCCTCCCTCGGCCCCGGTGTGCCCGGCCTGGAGGTGGCGGCGCGCTACATCCCGACGGGAGGGGGGCTCCAGGTCGGCGGGGACTGGTACGACATGATCCCGCTCCCCAACGGCCGCATCGCCCTCGTCATCGGTGACGTCCAGGGCCACGACGTGCGGGCGGCGGGCCTGATGGGCCAGCTGCGGATCGCGCTGCGCGCGTACGCCGCCGAGGGCCACCGCCCCGACGCCGTGCTCTCGCGCGCCTCACGCTTCCTGTCCGGGCTGACCGAGACGTACGACCTCGCCGACGGCGAGGACCGGTCCGACGCCACACGCTTCGCGACCTGTCTGTACGCGGAGGCCGACCCCGAGAACGGCACCCTCGACATCGCCCGTGCGGGCCATCCCGACCCGGTGGTGATCAGCGTCGACGGCACCGCGGTGATCCGGCAGACCGCGGGAGGGCTGCCCCTGGGGGTCGACAAGGACGCCGACTACCCGACGACCCGTGTCGTCCTGGGGTCCGGCGAGACGATCATGCTGTGCACGGACGGCCTCATCGAGACCGGCGGACACGACATGGCCACCGGGTGGACCAGGCTCAGGCCGGTCCTGGAGAAGCCCGTCGAGGATCTGGACGAGCTGGCGGACGCCCTCGTGCAGGCGGTGCACGGTCCGGGCTCGCACTACACGACCGGACCGCTGGTGGACCGCCGCGAGGACGACATCGCGGTCCTGGTGCTGCGCCGCGAGGGGGCGCGGACGCGCAGGGCCCCGGGGCGGCGTTCGGCGATGACCATCGCCCAGGCGGAGCCCGAACGGGTCGGGGTGGCCCGGCAGCAGCTGCGGGAACTGCTGCACGACTGGGCCGACGCGGAACAGGTCGACTCGGCGGAGCTGATGGTCTCCGAGATGTCCACCAACGTGCTCGTCCACACCGACGGGGACGCGCTGCTCGTGGCGGAGGTGACGGGCGAGCGGGGCGAGCGGCGGCTCCGGGTCGAGGTGGCCGACGCCAGCGACGAGCTGCCGCACAAGCGGAGGCCGGGCGAGATGGCGTCCAGCGGCCGGGGCCTGGTGCTGATGGAGATGCTCGCCGACGCGTGGGGGGTGGAACCCCGGGGGGAGGGCAAGTCGATCTGGTTCGAGC
- the aspS gene encoding aspartate--tRNA ligase: MHRYRSHTCGELRASDVGTDVRLSGWLHNRRDLGGILFIDLRDHYGLVQLVARPGTPGNDALAKLTKETVVRIDGKVSARGADNVNPELSTGEIEIEVTEVEVLGEAAPLPFTINAEDGVNEERRLEYRFLDLRRERMHRNIMLRSSVIASIRSKMVTLGFNEMATPILAATSPEGARDFVVPSRLNPGKFYALPQAPQQFKQLLMISGFDRYFQIAPCFRDEDARADRSPGEFYQLDVEMSFVEQEDVFQPIEKLMTELFEEYGNGRHVTSPFPRIPFRESMLKYGNDKPDLRAQLELADISDIFADSEFKAFAGKHVRALPVPDTAGQSRKFFDGLGAYAVEHGAKGLAWVRVGEDGTLAGPIAKFLTEADIKSLTERLSLVPGHAVFFGAGEFDEVSKIMSVVRVEAAKRAGHFEEGVFRFCWIVDFPMYEKDEETGKIDFSHNPFSMPQGGMKDLEEKDPLDILAWQYDIVCNGIELSSGAIRNHEPEVMLKAFAIAGYEAETVEREFAGMLRAFRLGAPPHGGIAPGVDRIVMLLADEPNIRETIAFPLNGNAQDLMMGAPSELDETRLRELNIQLRKPVAPAKEKAEAKDSVARDTGAK, encoded by the coding sequence ATGCATCGGTACAGGTCCCACACCTGCGGCGAGCTCCGCGCCTCTGACGTCGGCACCGACGTCCGGCTGAGCGGCTGGCTGCACAATCGCCGAGACCTGGGTGGCATCCTCTTCATCGATCTGCGCGACCACTACGGTCTGGTGCAGCTCGTCGCGCGCCCCGGTACCCCCGGCAACGACGCCCTGGCGAAGCTGACCAAGGAGACCGTCGTCCGGATCGACGGCAAGGTCTCCGCGCGCGGCGCCGACAACGTCAACCCCGAGCTCTCGACCGGTGAGATCGAGATCGAGGTCACCGAGGTCGAGGTGCTGGGCGAGGCCGCTCCGCTGCCCTTCACGATCAACGCCGAGGACGGCGTCAACGAGGAGCGGCGCCTGGAGTACCGCTTCCTCGACCTGCGCCGCGAGCGCATGCACCGCAACATCATGCTGCGCTCGTCGGTGATCGCCTCCATCCGCTCCAAGATGGTGACCCTCGGCTTCAACGAGATGGCGACCCCGATCCTCGCCGCGACGTCCCCCGAGGGTGCCCGTGACTTCGTGGTCCCGTCCCGTCTGAACCCGGGCAAGTTCTACGCCCTCCCGCAGGCGCCGCAGCAGTTCAAGCAGCTGCTGATGATCTCCGGCTTCGACCGCTACTTCCAGATCGCGCCCTGTTTCCGCGACGAGGACGCGCGCGCCGACCGCTCGCCCGGCGAGTTCTACCAGCTCGACGTCGAGATGTCGTTCGTCGAGCAGGAGGACGTGTTCCAGCCGATCGAGAAGCTCATGACCGAGCTCTTCGAGGAGTACGGCAACGGCCGCCACGTGACCTCGCCGTTCCCGCGCATCCCGTTCCGCGAGTCGATGCTGAAGTACGGCAACGACAAGCCGGACCTGCGGGCCCAGCTGGAGCTCGCCGACATCTCCGACATCTTCGCGGACTCGGAGTTCAAGGCGTTCGCCGGCAAGCACGTCCGTGCCCTGCCGGTGCCGGACACCGCCGGCCAGTCCCGCAAGTTCTTCGACGGCCTCGGCGCGTACGCGGTCGAGCACGGCGCCAAGGGTCTCGCCTGGGTCCGCGTCGGCGAGGACGGCACGCTGGCGGGCCCGATCGCCAAGTTCCTCACCGAGGCCGACATCAAGAGCCTCACCGAGCGGCTGTCCCTCGTCCCCGGCCACGCGGTCTTCTTCGGCGCGGGCGAGTTCGACGAGGTCTCCAAGATCATGTCCGTCGTCCGCGTCGAGGCCGCCAAGCGCGCCGGTCACTTCGAGGAGGGCGTCTTCCGCTTCTGCTGGATCGTCGACTTCCCGATGTACGAGAAGGACGAGGAGACCGGCAAGATCGACTTCTCGCACAACCCGTTCTCCATGCCCCAGGGCGGCATGAAGGACCTGGAGGAGAAGGACCCGCTCGACATCCTGGCGTGGCAGTACGACATCGTCTGCAACGGCATCGAGCTGTCCTCCGGCGCCATCCGTAACCACGAGCCCGAGGTCATGCTGAAGGCCTTCGCGATCGCCGGTTACGAGGCGGAGACCGTCGAGAGGGAGTTCGCGGGCATGCTGCGCGCGTTCCGCCTCGGCGCCCCGCCGCACGGTGGCATCGCCCCGGGCGTCGACCGCATCGTGATGCTGCTGGCCGACGAGCCCAACATCCGCGAGACGATCGCCTTCCCGCTCAACGGCAACGCCCAGGACCTGATGATGGGCGCCCCGAGCGAGCTGGACGAGACCCGCCTGCGGGAGCTGAACATCCAGCTCCGCAAGCCCGTCGCTCCGGCGAAGGAGAAGGCGGAGGCCAAGGACTCCGTGGCGAGGGACACCGGCGCGAAGTAG